DNA sequence from the Xanthocytophaga agilis genome:
TTGTATAGACAACTATTTCATAAGCTCTTTTGACAAACAAAGGTATAGTGCTGCACAAATGCAATTTTGTCAATATATTGCCTTATGGTTGATTTACAAACATATGCTCCAGTTCAGCTTTCATCAGTAGTAAAATCTTTCTGGAGCCTTCAGGTTTCAGATACAGCTAATCTGCCTTATGTCGAAAATATCATTCCAGACGGGCACCAGGAAATCATTTTTCACCTGTCTGCAAGTACAGCCAAACGATCTACGGAGCAACTGGAATGGATTACTGAACCGGATGCATTTTTTGCAGGGCAAACACGATCTCCTTACTCATTAGAATTACGTCCCGGCTCTTTGTTGTATGGTATTCGCTTTCACCCTCACACGATGTATAATCTGTTTAAGTTTCCAGCTAGTCTGATTACAGATACGATTGTTTCTCTACATGA
Encoded proteins:
- a CDS encoding DUF6597 domain-containing transcriptional factor, which gives rise to MVDLQTYAPVQLSSVVKSFWSLQVSDTANLPYVENIIPDGHQEIIFHLSASTAKRSTEQLEWITEPDAFFAGQTRSPYSLELRPGSLLYGIRFHPHTMYNLFKFPASLITDTIVSLHDIPQAKLLHVCLTEDPRQTFLNFENTLTNLCNRIYKTSLPFQYVDYTIQQIITHRGNYTTRQF